One window of the Patescibacteria group bacterium genome contains the following:
- the gatA gene encoding Asp-tRNA(Asn)/Glu-tRNA(Gln) amidotransferase subunit GatA, which yields MTSQIRALHEAFTSKKKSVAEHIGESLARIGERDPTLHAFLDVHIASAEREAGRIDAKIAAGEKLGVLEGIGIALKDNILVKGTPTTAASQILKSYIASYDAFVVERLRSAGAIIVGKTNLDEFAMGGSTENSSFGPTKNPHDTSRVPGGSSGGSAVAVASDMVPIALGSDTGGSIRQPASFCGVVGFKPSYGRVSRSGLIAMASSLDQIGPFATSIEDAEILFRAIEGKDPLDMTSQEIHEEVRDKKEYVLGVPEDFMKDGLDPKIEKVIRDSFKKAEGANFKFVPVSLKDLSYALACYYIIMPAEVSSNLARFDGMRYGDRADAKTLFDVYSKTKAAGFGPEVKLRIAIGTYVLSHGYYDAYYLQAQRVRTLISKAFDDAFRSVDAIAMPTTPSVAFKLGSKTADPLAMYLEDIYTVPANLAGLPALSLPVGKSDNLPVGLQLVGKRFADYELLAIAKRFEEAIA from the coding sequence ATGACCTCACAGATTCGCGCGCTCCACGAAGCGTTTACCTCAAAGAAAAAATCAGTCGCCGAACATATCGGCGAATCTTTGGCGCGTATTGGTGAGCGTGATCCTACGCTTCACGCGTTTCTTGATGTGCATATCGCTAGCGCCGAGCGTGAGGCAGGCCGCATCGATGCAAAGATTGCGGCAGGCGAGAAGCTTGGCGTACTCGAAGGTATCGGCATCGCGCTCAAAGATAATATTTTGGTAAAGGGCACACCCACTACCGCTGCCTCACAAATTCTCAAATCATATATCGCGTCGTATGATGCGTTTGTAGTGGAGCGTTTGCGTAGTGCGGGCGCAATTATCGTTGGTAAGACAAATCTTGACGAGTTCGCTATGGGCGGCTCTACGGAGAATTCTTCATTTGGCCCGACCAAAAATCCCCATGATACTTCGCGCGTGCCGGGTGGTTCTTCGGGCGGTTCGGCTGTCGCGGTGGCGTCTGACATGGTGCCAATAGCGCTCGGATCTGATACAGGCGGGTCTATTAGGCAACCCGCGTCGTTTTGTGGTGTTGTTGGATTTAAGCCAAGCTACGGCCGCGTATCGCGTTCGGGGCTTATCGCTATGGCGTCGAGCCTTGATCAGATCGGCCCATTTGCGACTTCGATAGAAGATGCCGAAATTCTTTTTCGTGCGATTGAAGGCAAAGATCCGCTTGATATGACTTCGCAAGAAATACACGAAGAAGTACGAGACAAAAAAGAATATGTATTGGGTGTGCCTGAAGACTTTATGAAAGATGGTCTTGATCCAAAAATTGAGAAGGTGATCAGAGATTCGTTTAAAAAAGCAGAAGGTGCCAATTTTAAATTTGTGCCCGTATCGCTCAAAGATTTGTCATACGCGCTTGCGTGTTATTACATTATCATGCCCGCCGAGGTTTCGAGTAACCTCGCGCGTTTTGATGGTATGCGTTACGGGGACCGCGCAGATGCAAAAACTCTTTTTGATGTATACAGCAAGACCAAGGCCGCAGGTTTCGGGCCTGAAGTAAAACTCCGCATTGCCATCGGTACCTATGTACTTTCGCATGGATATTACGACGCATACTATTTGCAGGCACAGCGCGTACGCACGCTTATCTCAAAAGCGTTTGATGATGCGTTTCGCAGTGTGGATGCAATCGCTATGCCCACGACGCCGTCAGTAGCATTTAAGCTTGGCTCAAAGACAGCAGATCCACTCGCGATGTATTTGGAAGATATCTACACGGTACCTGCGAACTTGGCGGGTCTCCCTGCACTCTCACTGCCGGTAGGCAAGAGCGATAATTTGCCCGTAGGGTTGCAGCTTGTTGGTAAGCGCTTTGCTGATTATGAATTGCTCGCGATCGCCAAGCGATTTGAAGAGGCGATTGCCTGA
- a CDS encoding aspartyl/glutamyl-tRNA amidotransferase subunit C — MITLEEVKKLFALARVEATTEELERLPKEISDILAYIDKLKSAPLGELPPTLSFAPSVEELRADSAVSQDASDNQMLKDQFPESSGDYLKTKKVFGD; from the coding sequence ATGATTACGCTCGAAGAGGTTAAAAAACTTTTTGCGCTCGCGCGCGTGGAGGCTACCACAGAAGAACTCGAGCGGCTCCCCAAAGAGATTTCGGATATTTTGGCGTATATCGACAAACTCAAATCGGCGCCTTTAGGTGAGCTTCCACCCACGCTTTCATTCGCGCCATCAGTAGAAGAATTGCGTGCGGACAGTGCGGTGTCGCAGGACGCGAGTGATAATCAGATGCTCAAAGATCAATTTCCCGAATCTTCAGGTGATTATTTGAAGACCAAGAAAGTGTTTGGAGATTAA
- the ligA gene encoding NAD-dependent DNA ligase LigA → MIPHDIHERTKKLRKLINIYRYQYHVENNLEISEEALDSLKHELFSLEQKYPELITPDSPTQRVEGKPSEKFKKVTHRERMLSLEDAFSPEDMQAWEARLEKFSGRHDFHYFAELKLDGLALSLVYTKGALVAGATRGDGTVGEDITKNIKTIESIPLRLELFGKSSHAFSKKILELREVEIRGEALISKKGLMRINKEQEARGEKLYANSRNLAAGSLRQLDPRMVASRKLEFVAYDIIFSKKDRDALGISTHAQEHQALKDLGFKTDPHAKPCKNLAEIFDFHGHIIEKREAFPYEIDGVVVQVGESDIFDRLGIIGKTPRGAVAYKFAPVEAVTRIENIVIQVGRTGALTPVAHLEPVRVGGVTVSRATLHNEDEIKRLGVKIGDSVIVGRAGDVIPDVRKVLTELRTGKEKNFRMPAKCPVCGTKIEKDEGGVIARCPNISCPSRTRERMYYFAGKNAFDIDGLGPKIVDALLDEGLIQDAADLFDLTEGDIAVLDRFGEKSAANLITAIKKSKSITLPRFLVALSVLHVGEETAIDLAEHFGSLDAVAHASYDDIVGIKNIGEVVAESIVNHFKDSYNRRFIERLMRAGVDVAHAQKKKPGKLTGLSFVFTGELASMSRDEAKALVRQLGGDPSETVSKKTSFVVAGASPGSKYDKAQKLGVTVLIEDQFLKKVR, encoded by the coding sequence ATGATTCCACATGATATTCACGAACGCACAAAAAAACTTCGGAAACTCATAAATATCTACCGGTATCAGTACCATGTAGAAAATAATCTTGAGATATCCGAAGAAGCGCTTGACTCGCTCAAGCATGAGCTTTTTTCACTTGAGCAAAAATATCCCGAGCTTATTACTCCCGACTCGCCAACTCAGCGGGTAGAGGGTAAGCCGTCCGAAAAGTTTAAAAAAGTGACGCACCGCGAGCGTATGCTCTCGCTCGAAGACGCGTTCTCTCCCGAAGACATGCAGGCATGGGAGGCCAGACTCGAGAAATTTTCTGGCAGGCACGATTTTCATTATTTTGCCGAGCTCAAACTTGACGGCTTGGCGCTTTCGTTGGTCTATACAAAGGGTGCGCTTGTCGCAGGCGCTACGCGCGGGGACGGCACGGTAGGTGAGGATATCACTAAAAATATTAAAACGATTGAATCGATTCCGCTGCGACTTGAGCTTTTTGGCAAAAGCTCGCATGCGTTTTCCAAAAAAATACTTGAGTTACGCGAGGTTGAGATTCGAGGTGAAGCGCTTATCTCCAAAAAAGGGCTTATGCGTATTAATAAGGAGCAAGAAGCGCGAGGAGAAAAACTGTATGCCAATTCACGCAATTTAGCGGCGGGCTCATTGCGTCAGCTTGATCCACGCATGGTAGCGTCGCGCAAGCTAGAGTTTGTCGCCTACGATATTATTTTTTCCAAAAAAGATCGTGATGCACTAGGCATCTCGACACATGCTCAAGAGCATCAGGCACTCAAAGATCTGGGATTCAAGACTGATCCTCATGCCAAGCCATGTAAGAATCTTGCTGAGATCTTTGATTTTCATGGGCATATTATCGAAAAGCGCGAAGCATTCCCGTATGAGATTGATGGTGTGGTAGTACAGGTAGGCGAGTCTGATATTTTTGATCGGCTCGGTATCATCGGCAAGACGCCACGCGGCGCTGTCGCGTACAAATTCGCACCCGTCGAGGCCGTCACGCGTATTGAAAATATTGTCATACAGGTGGGGCGTACGGGGGCGCTTACTCCCGTAGCGCATCTCGAGCCCGTGAGGGTCGGAGGGGTGACCGTGAGTCGCGCGACGCTTCACAACGAAGATGAGATCAAAAGGCTCGGTGTAAAAATCGGCGATTCGGTGATCGTAGGTCGCGCGGGAGATGTGATCCCCGATGTGCGTAAAGTACTTACCGAACTTCGCACCGGCAAAGAAAAAAACTTTCGTATGCCAGCCAAATGCCCCGTATGCGGCACAAAGATAGAGAAAGATGAGGGTGGGGTGATCGCGCGTTGCCCCAATATTTCATGCCCATCGCGAACGCGTGAGCGCATGTATTATTTTGCGGGCAAAAACGCTTTTGATATCGATGGCCTCGGCCCTAAGATTGTCGATGCGTTGCTCGATGAGGGATTGATACAAGACGCTGCCGATCTTTTTGATTTGACCGAGGGTGATATTGCAGTGCTTGATCGTTTTGGCGAGAAGTCTGCGGCAAACCTTATCACCGCTATTAAAAAATCAAAGAGTATCACACTCCCGCGATTTTTAGTGGCACTTTCAGTCTTACATGTAGGCGAGGAGACGGCGATTGATTTGGCGGAACACTTCGGTTCATTGGATGCAGTCGCGCATGCTTCGTATGATGATATTGTCGGGATCAAAAATATCGGCGAGGTAGTAGCAGAAAGTATCGTCAATCATTTTAAAGATTCGTACAATAGGCGTTTTATCGAGCGCTTGATGCGGGCCGGTGTTGATGTGGCGCACGCACAAAAGAAAAAGCCCGGCAAGCTTACGGGTCTTTCATTTGTATTTACGGGCGAGCTTGCGAGTATGTCGAGAGATGAGGCCAAGGCATTGGTGCGCCAGCTCGGAGGCGATCCATCAGAGACCGTATCAAAAAAAACAAGCTTTGTGGTAGCGGGCGCATCACCGGGGTCAAAATATGACAAAGCACAAAAGCTCGGCGTAACGGTTTTGATCGAAGATCAATTTTTGAAAAAGGTGCGTTAG
- a CDS encoding type II secretion system protein, whose translation MKYQRSFTLLETIVAIYVLLAGIVGSMNLAQQNIGAITLFRHQLIAANLAQEGAELVRSKRDSNYIRCYRDPACYDTANAPPDNPNREFMKGITGTGGCDSPFDCYVTDPRGDASGSLTFTQCPLGVCPYLQLDSAGFYQYSSGPDTIFKRHIKVIERATLRDPVYNLYNLHDWEVVSRVEWREKLVDKSVEVKDILTPNGAL comes from the coding sequence ATGAAGTATCAGCGCAGTTTTACACTTCTCGAGACTATTGTTGCTATCTATGTGTTGTTGGCGGGCATTGTAGGCTCTATGAATCTTGCCCAGCAGAATATTGGCGCTATTACTCTTTTCCGTCATCAATTGATCGCTGCGAATCTTGCACAAGAAGGCGCAGAACTTGTGCGGAGTAAGCGCGACTCAAACTATATTCGTTGCTATCGAGATCCCGCGTGCTATGACACAGCTAATGCTCCTCCTGATAATCCAAATAGAGAATTCATGAAAGGCATAACAGGCACAGGAGGATGCGATTCGCCGTTTGATTGTTATGTTACTGATCCTCGTGGTGACGCGAGCGGTTCTCTGACCTTTACTCAATGTCCGTTGGGTGTTTGCCCATATCTCCAACTCGATTCTGCTGGCTTTTATCAATATAGTTCTGGTCCTGATACGATATTTAAAAGACATATCAAGGTGATTGAAAGGGCTACTCTGAGGGATCCCGTTTATAATCTTTATAATCTTCATGATTGGGAGGTAGTCTCTCGGGTGGAATGGCGTGAGAAGCTTGTAGATAAGTCGGTCGAAGTCAAAGATATACTCACCCCCAATGGAGCTCTGTAA
- a CDS encoding prepilin-type N-terminal cleavage/methylation domain-containing protein, translated as MELCNMRNQGFSLIEIIVAVGLFTVVAMLAVGSLFILTSAEKRVASVQSNQDNMRFAMELMSREIRTGDGAFYSDLCGASCFEAKIGTGETVRYTLDTGRIMRQIIGDPLAHAITGPEVSIEKLNFALRAANPYSDDIQAHVTIVLEGVAQKDTPNAVTLNLQTSVTPLRINAY; from the coding sequence ATGGAGCTCTGTAATATGCGCAATCAGGGATTTAGTCTTATTGAAATCATCGTCGCCGTGGGTCTTTTTACCGTTGTTGCGATGCTAGCAGTTGGTTCGTTGTTTATTCTGACCTCGGCAGAAAAGCGCGTTGCTAGTGTACAATCAAATCAAGACAATATGCGTTTTGCCATGGAGCTCATGTCGAGAGAAATACGCACCGGCGATGGCGCTTTTTACTCAGATTTATGCGGTGCTAGCTGTTTTGAGGCAAAGATTGGTACGGGTGAGACGGTTCGGTATACACTTGATACCGGTAGAATTATGAGGCAGATTATTGGTGATCCTCTTGCACACGCGATTACAGGACCCGAAGTCAGTATCGAAAAATTAAATTTCGCGCTCCGGGCCGCCAACCCTTACTCGGATGATATACAAGCACATGTTACTATTGTGCTTGAGGGCGTCGCACAGAAAGATACACCCAATGCGGTAACCCTCAATTTACAAACCAGTGTAACTCCGCTACGCATCAATGCCTATTAA